ATCACGAACGGCGGGTTCGACACGATCTGGTCGAACCGCTCACCGTGCACCGGCTCATACAGGCTGCCGTGCCGGAACTCGATCGACTCGATGCCGTTCACGGCGGCGTTCAGCGCCGCAATCTGAAGCGCGCGCTCCGAGATGTCGGTGGCGACAACGCGGCGCGCATGCCGGGAGGCGTGCATGGCCTGGATGCCGCATCCGGTTCCGAGGTCGAGCACGGAGTCGACCGGCGTCTGGATCATCAGGGTGCTGAGCGTCATCGACGCACCGCCCACCCCGAGCACGTGGTCTTCCCGCAGCGCCCGCCCGAGCGCCAGCTCGCCGAGGTCGGAGGCGATCCACCAACTGCCGTCGCCGTGCTGGTCGGTGAAGCTGTACGGTCGCAGATCGAGGAGGGGGCGGATGTCGCCGTCCTCCGCTGCGACCAGTCCGAGTTCCGCGGCCCCGGCGACGCCCAGGGTGGGCAGCGCGGACTCCAGTGCCTCCGCGGCCACGGGCAGGCCGAGCACGAACAGCCGGGCGAGGGTGGCGGCCGGCTTCTGCTGGGAGCGCAGCGCCCGCAGCGCGGGCACCCGATGTCCGCGGAACAGCGCCTCATCCGCGGCGCTCCCCCAGAGCGCCGTCAGGGTGGGGACCGTGAACTGTGCCGTGGTGAGGTCGGCGCGGAGTCGGGCGGCAAGCGTCGCGGTCATCGGCGTGCCACGGTTGCGGGAAGCGCAGGCTCGTTGACCCCTGCCCAGATCTTCACCACGGCCCAGCTGACCGCGGCAACCGGCACCGACAGCACGGCGCCGAGGATTCCGCCGAGAATCGTGCCGATGGTCAGGGCGAGCAGGATCACCAGGGCGTGCAGCTTGAGGGACCGGCCGAGCACGACCGGCTGCAGCAGGTCGCCCTCCAGCTGGTTGACCGCGATGACGACCGCCACCACGATCAGGGCGATGAGCGGGCCGTTCGCGACCAGGGCGACGAGGGCGGCGAGCACGCCGGCCAGCGTCGCGCCGATCAGCGGGATGAACGCGCCGATGAACACGATAACCGCCAACGGCAGCGCGAGCGGCACCTGCAGGATGGCCAGGGCGATGCCGATCACGATGGCGTCGACCGCGGCCACGATCGAGGTGCCGCGCACGTACACGCCGAGCACCTCCACGGTGCGTGTGCCGGAGCGTCGGGCCTTCGCCAGCCGGTCGCCCCGCAGCCGCTGGATCAGGAACGCCCACATCCGATCGCCGTCCTTCAGGAAGAAGAACAGGATGACGAGCGTCAGCACCGTGCCGGTGAGGAACTCACCAACGGCCGACACGCCCGCGAGGGCGCCCGACCCGAACTCGGAGCTGGTCAGGAAGTCGACGATCGCGGCCTGCGCCTCTTCGAGTTGCTGCTCGTCGATCGGCAGCGGGAGTGAGAACAGCCACAGTTCCAACTCG
This Salinibacterium sp. ZJ450 DNA region includes the following protein-coding sequences:
- a CDS encoding AI-2E family transporter gives rise to the protein MRSPFRSRPIPEPDTLRAGVWTDSLGRAGSRSAQVILILVLAVAAVYTMIQLKLVVVPVLIALILASAMSPLVGLLRRRNLPRMLATWIALVSTIVVFGGIITGIVFAVRAEWEELVARATAGLDELELWLFSLPLPIDEQQLEEAQAAIVDFLTSSEFGSGALAGVSAVGEFLTGTVLTLVILFFFLKDGDRMWAFLIQRLRGDRLAKARRSGTRTVEVLGVYVRGTSIVAAVDAIVIGIALAILQVPLALPLAVIVFIGAFIPLIGATLAGVLAALVALVANGPLIALIVVAVVIAVNQLEGDLLQPVVLGRSLKLHALVILLALTIGTILGGILGAVLSVPVAAVSWAVVKIWAGVNEPALPATVARR